The Pecten maximus chromosome 11, xPecMax1.1, whole genome shotgun sequence genome has a segment encoding these proteins:
- the LOC117337546 gene encoding uncharacterized protein LOC117337546, with amino-acid sequence MAVSYRKQIIYRKLCCALCLCGFILDLVGFLLPNWVSYIIGGYRHYYGLFSTCIVRSGQQACGTLGSDHVNALFKTSQAFGVLGLITYFSSLVCCCIVFCWPRPWKRSLLFSASASSLATVLFTMLMLVLFFTSHPDHGSRLDFGYYIAISACVVSLFVAIFAFYIAKITSFPPKMQPSIAGQELAIIDLDSVSMTSSPSLGYDNRSLDVPIILRELTSDDIHQVPPEFLSYREETKPGPSFFFNHRPSKEVMQKISMRNSQNQTKPSPSGSPHSSNTQTPANSSPVSLHGLNVHNHSPSNLSQLRRSSALSVNHLGIDLDTSRCTTPVEEVESGTSTV; translated from the exons ATGGCGGTCAGCTACCGGAAGCAGATCATATACCGGAAGTTGTGTTGTGCCCTGTGTTTGTGTGGGTTCATCCTTGACCTTGTGGGCTTCCTACTGCCTAACTGGGTGAGCTACATCATCGGGGGATACCGACACTATTATGGACTGTTTTCAACGTGTATCGTGCGGAGTGGACAACAGGCTTGTGGAACTTTAGGTTCTGACCATGTCAATG CGCTGTTCAAGACCAGTCAAGCGTTTGGAGTACTTGGACTAATCACGTATTTCTCCTCGCTCGTGTGTTGCTGTATTGTCTTCTGTTGGCCACGCCCATGGAAACGGTCGTTGTTGTTTTCTGCCTCAGCGTCATCCTTAGCAACGG tCTTGTTTACAATGCTTATGCTAGTGTTGTTCTTCACAAGCCATCCGGATCATGGGTCCAGATTGGATTTTGGATATTACATTGCCATTTCCGCCTGCGTGGTTTCTTTATTTGTCGCCATCTTCGCCTTCTATATAGCAAAAATAACGTCATTCCCCCCGAAAATGCAACCATCGATCGCTGGGCAGGAACTCGCCATCATCGACTTGGATTCGGTCAGTATGACGTCATCGCCCTCATTGGGTTACGACAACAGATCTTTGGACGTTCCAATTATTTTACGAGAATTAACAAGCGACGATATACATCAGGTTCCTCCAGAATTCTTGAGTTACAGAGAGGAGACAAAACCCGGCCCATCTTTCTTCTTCAACCATCGCCCAAGCAAAGAGGTTATGCAAAAAATTAGCATGAGAAACTCGCAGAATCAAACAAAACCAAGTCCCTCTGGTTCTCCACATAGTTCGAATACGCAGACTCCAGCAAACTCAAGTCCTGTGTCACTACATGGTCTGAATGTACATAATCATTCACCTTCAAATCTTTCCCAGTTACGACGTAGTTCCGCCTTGAGTGTTAACCATTTGGGAATAGATTTGGATACCTCCAGATGTACGACCCCGGTAGAGGAAGTGGAATCCGGAACGTCTACGGTTTGA
- the LOC117337545 gene encoding uncharacterized protein LOC117337545, whose translation MATCHVSRMRRPVRASMLDPFPITTYQQCYTASPEILPAIKYHQMPSLVHAGLSGQRQANQLTVDPDGTLKTAHRNPDGSEIRNINPEKNLETKAAMNTPLRELKPTMPTRTRETEARPVEKKREFDTKFGKMDINMVNKLVNRIRWTSTTTDACQEEFASIPVPEIEPPESTLEPKADMVRLHGRKYESSPGDWQKCIFWDCVQPRGTVTHGDLLEKTHGQPEKLLAKRKSRTGGYREESERIRRMAQDNMLANIYVRQTPGYAGFVPRAPPEGQMERRLEGAHMVSTMKATYRELPASTYQKQLNARKGPLSKTVTLTYPFNPYNKVVQSCVLTESQLK comes from the exons ATGGCTACGTGTCACGTATCTCGTATGAGGAGACCCGTACGGGCTTCTATGCTGGACCCATTTCCAATAACAACTTACCAACAATGCTACACGGCAAGTCCAGAAATCTTACCCGCCATTAAATACCACCAGATGCCCTCATTGGTGCATGCGGGACTCAGCGGTCAGCGTCAGGCTAATCAACTAACCGTGGATCCTGATGGAACACTCAAAACAGCTCACAGGAACCCGGATGGATCTGAAATCAGAAATATCAACCCAGAAAA gAATCTGGAAACGAAAGCAGCCATGAACACGCCACTGAGAGAACTCAAACCAACTATGCCTACACGCACGCGCGAGACCGAGGCGCGACCTGTCGAGAAGAAACGTGAATTTGACACAAAGTTCGGCAAAATGGACATCAACATGGTTAACAAGCTTGTCAACCGTATCCGTTGGACATCTACAACAACAGATGCTTGTCAGGAGGAATTCGCTTCCATTCCCGTCCCTGAG ATCGAACCTCCAGAGAGTACACTTGAGCCAAAAGCGGATATGGTTCGTTTGCATGGCCGGAAGTACGAGTCTAGTCCAGGCGATTGgcagaaatgtatattttgggACTGTGTGCAACCACGTGGAACCGTCACACATGGTGACCTGCTCGAGAAGACACATGGCCAGCCAGAGAAACTTTTGGCCAAAAG GAAGAGCCGGACTGGCGGATACCGGGAAGAATCCGAGAGGATCCGGAGAATGGCACAGGATAATATGCTGGCTAATATATA TGTCCGTCAGACTCCAGGCTATGCAGGATTCGTACCCAGAGCTCCACCGGAAGGACAAATGGAGCGAAGGTTGGAGGGGGCACACATGGTCAGCACGATGAAGGCCACATACAG AGAACTGCCAGCGTCTACTTATCAGAAACAGCTGAATGCCAGAAAGGGACCATTGTCAaaaacggtgaccttgacctatccATTTAACCCCTATAATAAGGTTGTCCAGAGCTGCGTCCTGACAGAAAGTCAGCTCAAGTGA